One region of Exiguobacterium acetylicum genomic DNA includes:
- a CDS encoding Na(+)/H(+) antiporter subunit C, translated as MEIIMAIAAGILTMCAIYLILSKSILRIIIGTGLLSHAAHLLVMTMGGLKRGAAPVLKDGVTSYTDPLPQALVLTAIVISFGVTAFFLVLAYRAYQELGTDNIEEMKGTDSND; from the coding sequence ATGGAAATCATCATGGCGATCGCCGCAGGCATCCTGACGATGTGTGCCATTTATCTCATTCTTTCGAAAAGTATTCTTCGCATTATCATCGGAACAGGGTTGCTCAGCCACGCTGCCCATCTACTCGTCATGACGATGGGTGGATTAAAACGAGGCGCGGCTCCGGTTTTAAAGGATGGCGTGACTTCCTATACGGATCCACTACCGCAAGCACTCGTCTTGACCGCCATCGTCATCAGTTTTGGTGTCACTGCCTTTTTCTTGGTACTCGCTTACCGTGCTTATCAAGAACTCGGAACCGATAATATCGAAGAGATGAAAGGAACCGATTCGAATGATTAA